In the Chlorobium limicola DSM 245 genome, one interval contains:
- a CDS encoding transposase, producing MPRGPRLDEPGTLHHVMMRGIEKGTIVQDGIDRTEFLKRMGTLAQITQTPLYAFALMNNHVHILLKSGPLGLASYMRRLLSGYAQYYNRRHNRVGHLFQNRYKSIICEEEAYFDKLVAYIHLNPLKAGLVETLEALASYPWTGHAVIMNRINHSWLDRDYVLGFFGSSHRTAKKAYLDYLQEEIGQDRQKELTGGGIVRSHGGWINVLSMRKKGIRALGDERILGSYAFVRQLLKDTEEGQKSELPGEERGRLIECEIEQTCRDAGITESFLRSGSLSMNLPVIRKQLAVKFVIEHGLSLTETARQLGVTASAVSYMLKHR from the coding sequence ATGCCTCGCGGACCTCGACTTGATGAGCCCGGAACCTTGCACCATGTCATGATGCGGGGAATCGAAAAAGGAACGATCGTTCAGGACGGCATCGATCGGACGGAATTCCTCAAACGGATGGGTACGCTGGCGCAAATCACACAGACCCCTCTCTACGCCTTTGCCCTGATGAACAACCATGTACACATTCTCCTGAAAAGCGGGCCGCTCGGACTTGCGAGCTATATGAGGCGCCTGCTCTCAGGCTATGCGCAATACTACAATCGCCGCCACAACAGGGTCGGGCACTTGTTTCAGAACCGCTACAAGTCGATAATCTGCGAAGAAGAAGCGTACTTCGATAAACTCGTGGCCTATATTCATCTCAATCCTCTGAAAGCAGGTCTTGTCGAAACACTCGAAGCACTTGCATCATATCCGTGGACGGGGCATGCCGTCATCATGAACAGGATCAATCATTCATGGCTTGATCGCGATTATGTGCTGGGTTTTTTCGGCAGCAGCCATCGAACAGCGAAAAAAGCATATCTGGATTACCTTCAGGAAGAGATTGGCCAGGACAGGCAAAAGGAACTTACTGGAGGGGGCATCGTTCGCTCGCATGGAGGATGGATAAATGTGCTTTCGATGCGCAAAAAGGGTATCAGGGCTCTTGGGGATGAAAGAATTCTTGGAAGCTATGCTTTCGTGAGACAACTGCTCAAAGATACCGAAGAAGGGCAGAAGAGTGAGTTGCCCGGAGAAGAACGGGGTCGACTGATAGAGTGCGAAATCGAGCAGACATGTCGTGATGCCGGGATCACCGAATCATTTTTACGATCCGGCAGCCTGAGCATGAATCTGCCAGTGATCCGCAAGCAGCTTGCGGTAAAATTTGTCATCGAACACGGACTGTCGCTTACCGAAACAGCCCGTCAGCTCGGAGTAACCGCAAGTGCGGTGAGCTATATGCTGAAGCACCGCTGA
- a CDS encoding metallophosphoesterase, with amino-acid sequence MLIRIMSDIHNEVCREETGRDYCVPGLADDKDTLLVLAGDIGLLNRTQTWHGFLSACSEQFKSVFLVEGNHEWYHGNIEKHAYRNVIVEHGFENTHTGLLILEEENIAIIGTTLWTDFFGGNPIAMFDVSQGLNDYRLIHVGVDYRRLRPEYILELHHKQKTRLFEDADHYADLGYTVIVVTHHHPSMQGIAPCYRNDPLNAAFVSDLEKEILARKIAWWICGHCHTAMEYAIGQTRVLCNPKGYPFEYGNGFNPLRTITVR; translated from the coding sequence ATGCTTATCAGAATTATGTCCGACATCCATAACGAGGTCTGTCGCGAAGAGACCGGCAGGGACTATTGTGTTCCCGGGCTTGCGGATGATAAAGATACTCTTCTTGTCCTTGCCGGAGATATCGGGCTTCTGAACAGGACACAGACCTGGCACGGTTTTCTTTCGGCATGCTCCGAGCAGTTCAAAAGTGTTTTTTTGGTTGAAGGGAATCATGAATGGTATCACGGCAACATCGAGAAACACGCTTACCGCAACGTCATCGTCGAGCACGGATTTGAAAACACGCATACCGGTCTGCTCATTCTGGAAGAGGAAAACATTGCCATAATCGGCACCACCCTCTGGACTGACTTTTTCGGAGGCAACCCCATCGCCATGTTCGATGTCAGTCAGGGTCTCAATGACTATCGACTGATACATGTCGGAGTTGATTATCGCCGGTTACGTCCGGAATACATTCTCGAACTCCACCACAAACAGAAAACGAGGCTTTTTGAAGATGCCGATCATTATGCCGATCTCGGATACACCGTTATTGTGGTCACCCATCACCACCCGTCGATGCAAGGAATCGCTCCTTGTTACCGAAATGATCCCCTGAATGCGGCGTTTGTCTCAGACCTCGAGAAAGAGATACTCGCCCGCAAGATAGCCTGGTGGATTTGCGGCCACTGCCATACCGCCATGGAGTATGCAATAGGACAAACCAGAGTGCTGTGCAACCCCAAGGGATATCCTTTCGAATACGGCAATGGCTTCAATCCGCTGAGGACGATCACCGTGCGGTAA
- a CDS encoding nucleotidyl transferase AbiEii/AbiGii toxin family protein codes for MSAKAIKNIGASVRQRLLNKARQDHRPFQELLQYYAMERFLYRLSVSSFADRFILKGALLLRVWQAPLARPTMDIDMLGRTANAPEKITTIIHQVLAVEEQEDGIIFDPDSITVEPITEDADYEGLRVRFRGHCDAARLTIQLDIGFGDKVFPEPLQESLPSLLNFPPAEMYCYSRESMIAEKFEVMAKLGILNSRLKDFYDIWMLSRQYNFEGGRLAEAIKQTFEQRGTILVQPQEIISLKFIDEKQVQWTAFRKRIGLEFLPEDFNQIVQQLELFLTPIVKALIEKESYGDSWIAPDTWQRNQR; via the coding sequence GTGAGTGCAAAAGCGATCAAGAATATCGGAGCTTCGGTCAGGCAACGGCTCTTGAACAAGGCACGACAGGATCACAGGCCTTTTCAGGAGCTGCTGCAGTACTATGCCATGGAGCGCTTTCTCTATCGTCTGTCGGTTTCCTCATTCGCAGATCGCTTCATTCTCAAGGGAGCATTGCTGCTTCGTGTCTGGCAAGCTCCCTTGGCAAGACCTACTATGGATATCGATATGCTGGGCAGAACCGCAAACGCCCCGGAGAAGATCACGACCATTATCCATCAGGTTTTGGCAGTCGAAGAGCAGGAAGATGGGATCATTTTCGATCCTGACTCAATCACTGTCGAGCCGATAACTGAAGATGCGGACTATGAGGGATTGCGCGTGAGATTTCGTGGACATTGCGATGCTGCCCGTCTGACCATCCAGCTTGATATTGGATTTGGAGACAAGGTTTTCCCGGAGCCTCTACAGGAATCGTTACCATCATTGCTGAATTTTCCTCCGGCGGAGATGTACTGTTACAGCAGGGAAAGCATGATTGCCGAAAAGTTTGAGGTGATGGCCAAGCTTGGGATACTCAACAGCAGGCTGAAAGACTTCTATGATATCTGGATGCTGTCACGCCAGTACAACTTTGAAGGCGGCAGGCTTGCCGAAGCCATCAAGCAGACGTTTGAGCAACGGGGGACAATACTTGTTCAACCTCAGGAGATTATTTCCCTGAAGTTTATCGATGAAAAGCAGGTGCAATGGACTGCTTTCAGGAAGCGTATCGGACTTGAATTTTTGCCTGAGGACTTCAATCAGATCGTGCAGCAGTTGGAACTATTTCTAACCCCAATTGTCAAAGCCTTGATCGAAAAAGAGAGCTATGGAGATAGCTGGATTGCTCCGGATACATGGCAGAGAAATCAGCGATAG
- a CDS encoding type IV toxin-antitoxin system AbiEi family antitoxin domain-containing protein produces MSQQRTAADRAKALILARGGLIRTREAISLGIHPRTLYSLRDSGELEELSRGFYQLKREKQLEYPDLVTVSLRVPNGVLCLVSALSFHEMTTQVPHSVSLALEKGAEQPRIEHPPVTVYRFSPSCFKLGIETHQLDGVPVNIYSPEKTLVDCFKFRNRIGMDIVLEALKLYRQRLHKNLHALMQYAEVCRVASVMKPYLEATL; encoded by the coding sequence ATGTCACAACAAAGGACAGCTGCAGACAGGGCCAAAGCCCTTATTCTTGCCAGGGGAGGGCTCATCCGCACCCGGGAAGCGATCAGCCTTGGTATTCATCCCCGAACGCTGTACAGTCTTCGTGACAGCGGTGAGCTTGAAGAGCTTTCACGAGGGTTTTACCAGCTCAAAAGGGAAAAGCAGCTCGAATATCCTGATCTTGTTACCGTTTCCCTGAGGGTTCCGAATGGAGTGCTTTGTCTGGTCTCGGCACTGTCCTTTCACGAAATGACCACCCAGGTTCCACACAGCGTATCTCTTGCGCTTGAAAAGGGTGCCGAACAACCAAGAATCGAGCATCCTCCGGTTACGGTATACCGGTTTTCCCCCTCTTGTTTCAAGCTCGGCATTGAAACACATCAGCTCGATGGTGTCCCGGTGAATATCTACAGCCCGGAAAAGACGCTTGTCGACTGCTTCAAATTCCGTAACAGGATCGGGATGGATATTGTGCTCGAAGCGCTTAAACTCTATCGGCAGCGACTGCATAAGAACCTTCATGCACTGATGCAGTATGCAGAGGTGTGCCGTGTAGCCTCGGTCATGAAACCCTATCTGGAGGCCACACTGTGA